One region of Chaetodon auriga isolate fChaAug3 chromosome 5, fChaAug3.hap1, whole genome shotgun sequence genomic DNA includes:
- the letm2 gene encoding LETM1 domain-containing protein LETM2, mitochondrial produces MAVFSHQVLLAVTRSRGSYLLSKRHSCSSLSSKAYLHIDPPRHVSSLLTLRHSRYGYPHCYRGHALSRGHNSALLARSLHSSGVWLQDIKQEDSKASSAATQDATPGAKTDSVTAAPQSQPPSTPTPTSTTTATTAAAVPPVQERAVLKKSLYQRIVDELKHYYNGFRLLGIDIKIAGRMVWRLLHGQLLTRRERRRLMRTCADLFRLVPFMVFIIVPFMEFLLPVFLKLFPEMLPSTFETESKKEEKQKKGLAAKLELAKFLQETIAEMARRNKAKAQTEDETQRFSTYVQKVRGTGEQPTTKDIVRFSKLFEDELTLEHLERPQLVALCKLLELQPIGTNNLLRFQLMMQLRTIKSDDEMIAAEGVAAMSVSELQAACRSRGMRSLGLTTDQLRLQLQQWLDLHLKENVPPSLLLLSRAMYLTDLKPKPPVIPPVPKLEKAAPPPVENTGANPTSASADMLADPALVIKDRPVEEMRDKAPVVSDKPLTPAEVLQAKAATEVSQKSKMSANGV; encoded by the exons ATGGCCGTCTTTAGTCACCAGGTGCTCCTTGCAGTCACCAGATCAAG GGGGTCATATTTATTGTCCAAGAGGcacagctgctcctctctgtcttccaaAGCCTATCTCCACATAGACCCTCCCCGCCACGTCTCGTCCTTGCTCACTCTCAGGCACTCCCGCTATGGCTACCCCCACTGTTACCGAGGCCACGCTCTCAGTCGTGGCCATAACTCCGCCCTGCTCGCCCGCTCACTACACAGCTCAGGTGTTTGGCTCCAAGACATAAAGCAGGAGGACTCTAAGGCCTCATCAGCTGCTACCCAGGATGCTACTCCAGGGGCAAAAACGGACTCTGTGACTGCTGCACCCCAGTCCCAACCTCCATCAACTCCCACTCCGACGTCCACCACCACTGCCACCACAGCGGCTGCCGTCCCTCCGGTGCAGGAGAGGGCAGTCTTGAAAAAGTCTCTGTATCAGAGGATTGTGGATGAGTTGAAGCATTACTACAATGGCTTCCGGTTACTTGGCATTGACATCAAGATAGCAGGCAGGATGGTGTGGAGACTGCTGCATGGACAACTGCTCACACGCAGGGAGAGAAGAAGG CTGATGAGGACCTGCGCTGACCTGTTCCGTCTGGTGCCCTTCATGGTGTTCATCATCGTTCCTTTCATGGAGTTCCTTCTTCCAGTCTTCCTCAAACTCTTCCCAGAGATGTTGCCCTCCACCTTCGAGACAGAGTCCAAAAAG gaggagaagcagaagaaggGTCTGGCAGCTAAGCTTGAACTGGCCAAGTTCCTCCAGGAGACCATCGCTGAGATGGCTCGAAGGAACAAAGCAAAAGCTCAGACAGAAGACGAGACGCAGCGCTTTTCCACTTACGTTCAGAAG GTTCGAGGCACAGGTGAACAGCCCACGACCAAGGACATCGTTCGCTTTTCAAAGTTATTTGAGGACGAGCTGACGCTGGAGCACCTGGAGCGCCCCCAGCTGGTAGCGCTGTGTAAACTGCTGGAGCTTCAGCCCATCGGCACAAACAACTTGCTGCGTTTTCAGCTGATGATGCAGCTCAGAACCATCAAGTCAGACGATGAG ATGATTGCAGCAGAGGGTGTAGCGGCCATGAGCGTGTCAGAACTACAGGCAGCGTGTCGTAGTCGAGGGATGAGGTCTCTGGGTCTCACCACTGACCAGCTacgtctgcagctgcagcag TGGCTGGACCTGCACCTGAAGGAGAACGTTCCTccatcgctgctgctgctctccagggCCATGTATCTGACTGACCTCAAACCAAAGCCCCCAGTCATCCCACCGGTGCCCAAACTAGAG aaagctgctcctcctccagtggAGAATACAGGGGCAAACCCGACCTCAGCCAGTGCAGACATGTTGGCAGACCCTGCTCTCGTCATCAAAGACAGACCG GTTGAGGAGATGAGAGACAAAGCTCCCGTGGTGTCAGACAAACCTCTGACTCCTGCTGAAGTCCTTCAG GCTAAAGCAGCAACAGAGGTGTCCCAGAAGAGCAAGATGAGTGCCAACggtgtgtga